A genome region from Chryseobacterium sp. G0186 includes the following:
- a CDS encoding TlpA family protein disulfide reductase, which yields MENLKKWLKSNGSTAIFFLLFIILLVSPDAKAWLMRQVASTGLLNSKISESKTASVVSDTHFTLKNEDGAVTSVSDLKGKVVFINFWASWCPPCRAEFPSVQNFYEKYSSHSDMVFLTVNLDDDVALGKTYLKKNGFTVPFLTPTSSIPKEIYDGSLPTTVVLDKKGEIRLRHTGVADYSKDSFYSQIDQLLKE from the coding sequence ATGGAAAATCTGAAAAAATGGTTGAAGAGCAATGGGTCCACAGCGATCTTCTTTCTTCTCTTTATTATACTGCTTGTCAGTCCGGATGCCAAGGCATGGCTGATGAGACAAGTGGCTTCTACCGGTTTATTAAATTCCAAAATATCAGAATCCAAAACTGCATCAGTCGTTTCTGATACTCATTTTACGCTGAAGAATGAAGATGGAGCAGTAACCAGTGTTTCAGACTTGAAAGGTAAGGTTGTTTTTATCAACTTTTGGGCATCGTGGTGTCCTCCATGTCGTGCAGAATTTCCATCCGTTCAGAATTTTTATGAGAAATACAGCTCCCATTCGGATATGGTTTTTCTGACGGTAAATCTGGATGATGATGTCGCATTGGGAAAAACATACCTTAAGAAAAATGGATTTACAGTTCCATTTCTTACCCCAACCAGTAGTATTCCAAAAGAAATCTATGACGGATCATTGCCTACTACTGTGGTTTTGGATAAGAAAGGAGAAATACGGCTTCGGCATACAGGCGTTGCAGATTACAGCAAAGACTCTTTTTATAGTCAAATCGATCAATTATTAAAAGAATAA
- a CDS encoding SMI1/KNR4 family protein gives MISFKILTIEEIETTILKEKKTLQNFPKTVDFPFSEQYKKIVTQIKTVEISSEAILYNAVDAVNENKEFVLKEYWCFAGNGQGDRWFLDQSKNIFFYDHDDDEKLQPMNIHFEQWLQMAFVIQQLDDYYNEHDNISESVEQSFFETLNMIHPKLSENYPFTI, from the coding sequence ATGATTTCATTTAAAATTCTAACCATTGAAGAAATTGAAACTACAATTTTAAAAGAAAAGAAAACCTTACAAAACTTCCCAAAGACGGTTGATTTTCCTTTTTCTGAGCAGTACAAAAAAATCGTTACCCAAATAAAAACCGTTGAAATTTCATCAGAAGCCATTTTATATAATGCTGTGGATGCGGTAAACGAAAATAAAGAATTTGTGTTGAAAGAGTATTGGTGTTTTGCCGGAAATGGGCAAGGAGACCGATGGTTTCTGGATCAAAGCAAGAATATTTTTTTCTACGATCACGATGATGACGAAAAGCTTCAGCCTATGAACATTCATTTTGAACAATGGCTGCAAATGGCCTTTGTTATCCAGCAACTGGATGATTATTATAACGAACATGACAATATTTCGGAATCTGTTGAGCAGAGTTTTTTTGAAACCCTGAACATGATTCATCCTAAACTGAGTGAAAATTATCCGTTTACAATATAG